One window of Psychrobacillus sp. FSL H8-0483 genomic DNA carries:
- the tenA gene encoding thiaminase II has translation MEFCEKVRQETQFYWEASFNHPFVQGIADGSLPLEKFKFYMLQDAYYLKHYTKVLTLAAAKATNDEDIQYFLNTARFIHEAELELHRTTFQDLGVTTVEIENFEVAPAAYNYVSHMYNAVHNGDVAEAFAAMLPCPWLYQEIGQKLKYARPNVPLYEQWIALYASDEMLQSIEKQKSMLNRFAKEQPMKQKVLKAHFEKSCYYEWMFWEMPWTMQTWTQGVYMNEPTKN, from the coding sequence ATGGAGTTTTGTGAAAAAGTTAGACAGGAAACGCAATTTTATTGGGAGGCTAGTTTTAACCATCCGTTTGTGCAAGGTATTGCAGATGGCAGTTTACCACTCGAAAAGTTCAAGTTTTATATGCTACAGGATGCGTATTATTTAAAGCATTACACAAAAGTCTTAACTTTAGCAGCAGCAAAGGCAACAAATGACGAGGACATTCAATACTTTTTAAACACGGCGAGATTTATACATGAAGCAGAGCTTGAACTTCACCGTACAACTTTTCAAGATTTAGGTGTAACAACTGTAGAAATCGAAAATTTTGAGGTGGCACCAGCTGCTTATAATTATGTGAGTCATATGTACAATGCTGTACATAATGGCGATGTAGCAGAAGCATTTGCTGCCATGTTACCTTGCCCGTGGCTCTATCAAGAAATTGGCCAAAAGCTTAAGTATGCTCGTCCCAATGTACCGCTGTATGAACAATGGATTGCATTATATGCATCTGACGAAATGCTTCAATCGATCGAAAAGCAAAAGTCGATGTTAAATCGTTTTGCGAAGGAACAGCCAATGAAACAAAAGGTTTTAAAGGCACATTTTGAAAAAAGTTGTTATTACGAGTGGATGTTTTGGGAAATGCCATGGACGATGCAAACTTGGACACAAGGGGTGTATATGAATGAGCCTACAAAAAATTAA